One genomic segment of Carassius auratus strain Wakin chromosome 29, ASM336829v1, whole genome shotgun sequence includes these proteins:
- the LOC113048028 gene encoding L-lactate dehydrogenase B-A chain, which translates to MASVMEKLITPLASGPAEPPRNKVTIVGVGQVGMACAVSILLRELADELALVDVVEDRLKGEMLDLQHGSLFLKTPKIVADKDYSVTANSRIVVVTAGVRQQEGESRLNLVQRNVNIFKHIIPQIVKYSPDCTLIVVSNPVDVLTYVTWKLSGLPKHRVIGSGTNLDSARFRYIMAEKLGIHSSSFNGYILGEHGDSSVPVWSGVNVAGVSLQKLNPDIGTDKDSENWKEAHKMVVDSAYEVIRLKGYTNWAIGLSVADLTETLVKNLNRVHPVSTMVKGMYGIGEEVYLSLPCVLNSGGVGSVINMTLTDEEIAQLKKSADTLWGIQKDLKDL; encoded by the exons ATGGCCTCAGTAATGGAGAAGCTGATCACCCCTCTGGCCAGCGGCCCCGCTGAGCCCCCCAGGAACAAAGTCACTATTGTTGGCGTGGGGCAGGTGGGCATGGCATGTGCCGTCAGCATCCTGCTCCGG GAGCTTGCAGATGAACTGGCTCTGGTGGATGTTGTGGAGGATAGACTGAAGGGGGAGATGCTGGATCTGCAACATGGCAGCCTTTTCCTCAAAACCCCTAAGATTGTGGCTGATAAGG ACTACTCCGTGACCGCTAACTCTCGTATCGTGGTGGTGACGGCCGGAGTGCGTCAACAGGAGGGTGAGAGCAGATTGAACCTGGTGCAGAGGAACGTCAACATTTTCAAACACATCATCCCTCAGATTGTCAAATACAGTCCTGACTGCACCCTCATTGTGGTGTCCAATCCAG TGGATGTTTTGACCTATGTGACGTGGAAGCTGAGCGGCCTGCCAAAGCACCGTGTCATCGGCAGCGGGACCAACCTGGACTCCGCTCGTTTCCGCTACATCATGGCCGAAAAACTGGGCATCCACTCCAGCAGCTTCAACGGCTACATCCTGGGAGAGCACGGAGACTCCAGCG TGCCTGTATGGAGTGGAGTAAATGTGGCTGGCGTGAGCCTGCAGAAACTCAACCCTGACATCGGCACAGATAAAGACAGCGAGAACTGGAAGGAAGCTCACAAGATGGTTGTGGACAG TGCCTACGAAGTGATCAGGCTGAAGGGATACACTAACTGGGCCATCGGCCTCAGTGTGGCCGACCTGACTGAGACCCTGGTGAAGAACCTGAACAGGGTCCACCCTGTCTCCACCATGGTGAAG GGCATGTATGGTATTGGTGAGGAGGTGTACCTGAGCCTGCCCTGTGTGCTGAACAGCGGTGGAGTGGGCAGCGTCATCAACATGACCCTGACCGATGAAGAGATCGCTCAGCTGAAGAAGAGCGCAGACACTCTGTGGGGCATCCAGAAAGACCTGAAGGACCTGTAG
- the LOC113048613 gene encoding uncharacterized protein LOC113048613 — MKIKTLILFMSAMICQSTALRASFTDMDISDSEPVPDSKQHYLSVERRQFDEPSSSDDASLCFFFQEKDESTHISCQHRLPRSKFNYNPFGLRFGKRNEAPTDRPKHKHLLPMMIYRRKQSETS; from the exons ATGAAAATCAAGACACTGATTCTCTTCATGTCTGCAATGATCTGTCAGTCCACAGCTTTGAGAGCCTCATTCACTGACATGGATATATCTGATTCTGAGCCCGTTCCAG ACTCCAAGCAGCACTATCTCTCAGTGGAGCGGAGGCAGTTTGACGAGCCCAGTTCTTCAGACGACGCAAGcctttgttttttcttccaagAAAAAGACGAATCGACACATATTTCCTGCCAACATCGATTACCACGCAGTAAATTCAACTACAACCCGTTTGGGCTGCGCTTTGGGAAGCGAAATGAAGCGCCAACTGACAGACCCAAACACAAGCACCTGCTGCCAATGATGATTTACCGGAGAAAACAGTCAGAAACTTCTTGA
- the LOC113048029 gene encoding lamina-associated polypeptide 2, isoforms beta/gamma-like has product MSEFLEDPSVLTKDKLKSALLAHNVVLPNGDQKKDVYVQLYLKNLTVQNKKSSGSPDVFSSDEELPPAPVVSNRSRSGRKATRKTDKVRPEDVDVTELSNEALKDLLLKYGLIIGPIVASTRKIYEKRLQKLLDQGPPQTLVPPSETSQTDGSQNGNTDSDRYSDKEEETVAPAPVFVPQPEPDVEAEPIPVVERPTRSRGKTPVTSRTRSGQHNRVEKVSAIDQTPRTVERDVLKEIFPSENLSTPTGISATCRRPIRGAAGRPLVGDSWLDESRLHLKELRETSSSSTYTETRSVPRVTAVPLTASKPAAPPAVKSRARRSLPVWVQLLLLSAVAGFLFFVYQAMETNEIGLFKQSGADDSTSK; this is encoded by the exons ATGTCGGAATTTCTGGAGGACCCGTCTGTGCTCACTAAAGATAAGCTTAAAAGTGCACTGCTGGCCCATAATGTGGTTCTGCCGAACGGCGACCAGAAGAAGGACGTGTACGTGCAGCTGTACTTGAAGAATCTGACCGTGCAAAACAAAAAGAGCAGCGGCTCTCCGGATGTCTTCTCCAGCGACGAGGAACTGCCTCCAGCCCCCGTGGTCTCCAACAGGAGCCGCTCTGGCAGG AAAGCCACCAGGAAAACAGACAAAGTTCGTCCAGAGGATGTAGATGTCACTGAACTGAGCAACGAGGCTTTGAAAGACCTGTTACTGAAGTATGGCCTGATCATTGGACCCATTGTTG CGTCCACTCGGAAGATTTACGAGAAGAGGCTTCAGAAGCTGTTAGATCAAGGTCCTCCTCAGACTTTGGTCCCTCCCTCAGAGACATCACAGACAGACGGCAGCCAGAATGGCAACACAGACTCGGACCGGTACAGCGACAAGGAGGAAG AAACGGTAGCTCCAGCTCCTGTGTTTGTGCCCCAACCTGAACCGGATGTAGAGGCCGAGCCGATCCCAGTTGTGGAGAGACCGACCAGGAGCAGAGGGAAAACCCCAGTGACCAGCAGAACACGCAGTGGCCAGCACAACAGG GTTGAAAAGGTGTCGGCTATTGATCAGACCCCGAGGACGGTAGAGAGAGATGTGCTTAAAGAGATCTTTCCCAGTGAAAACCTCAGCACTCCTACTGGAATCAG TGCCACCTGTCGCCGACCAATCAGAGGAGCAGCTGGCCGGCCCCTGGTCGGTGACTCATGGTTGGATGAATCCCGTCTCCATCTTAAGGAGCTCAGAGAAACCAGCTCCTCCTCCACTTACACTGAGACCCGATCTGTCCCGCGTGTGACCGCAGTCCCTCTAACCGCTTCCAAGCCCGCGGCGCCCCCTGCTGTGAAGAGCAGAGCGCGGCGCAGCCTGCCAGTGTGGGTGCAGCTTCTGCTACTCAGTGCGGTCGCTGGATTCCTGTTCTTTGTCTACCAGGCCATGGAGACTAATGAGATTGGACTCTTCAAGCAGAGTGGAGCAGATGATAGCACCAGCAAATGA
- the LOC113048027 gene encoding glycogen [starch] synthase, liver-like produces the protein MRLSRSLSISSLSGLPLWEEESLPVQDLLLFEVSWEVTNKVGGIYTVIQTKAKITADEWGENYIMMGPYYEHNFKTQVEKCEPPNPAIKAAMDSLINNGSQVHFGRWLIEGSPYVILFDIGASAWNLDRWKGDLWKVCNIGLPYHDREANDSLIFGSLVAWFFKELTDQLQDKQNIIAHFHEWQAGTGLLLSRSQKIPLATIFTTHATLLGRYLCAGNADFYNNLDKFNIDREAGERQIYHRYCLERTAVHCAHVFTTVSQITAVEANHMVHRQPDVVTPNGLNVRKFSAMHEFQNLHSLNKAKIQEFVRGHFYGHLDFNLEKTLFFFTAGRYEFSNKGADLLLESLSRLNYLLRVHKSDVTVVVFFIMPAKTNNFNVESLKGQAVRKQLWDTAQFVKEKFGKSLYESLLRGEIPDMSKILNRDDFTIMKRAIFATQRNSLPPVTTHNMLDDSTDPILSNIRRIGLFNGRNDRVKIVFHPEFLSSTSPLLPMDYEEFVRGCHLGVFPSYYEPWGYTPGECTVMGIPSVTTNLSGFGCFIEEHVSDPSEYGIYIVDRRFRSAEGSCNQLTQFMFSFCQQSRRQRIIQRNRTERLSDLLDWRYLGRFYMYARHLSLSRSFPSKFKMDHLNIAPTQGFRYPRPSSVPPSPSASLHSTPHHSDEEDDDSYDEEEEAERDRQNIKAPFTLGEMEKGK, from the exons ATGCGACTGTCCAGGTCTTTGTCAATATCGTCATTAAGTGGGCTTCCGCTATGGGAAGAGGAAAGTCTACCTGTGCAAGATCTCCTGCTTTTTGAGGTCTCGTGGGAAGTCACAAATAAGG TTGGCGGTATATACACTGTTATTCAGACTAAAGCAAAGATCACAGCGGATGAATGGGGAGAGAACTACATCATGATGGGACCTTACTACGAACACAACTTCAAGACCCAGGTGGAGAAATGTGAACCCCCAAACCCAGCCATCAAAGCTGCCATGGATTCCTTGATTAACAACGGTTCCCAG GTGCACTTTGGCCGCTGGTTGATTGAGGGTAGTCCATACGTCATCCTCTTTGATATTGGGGCATCTGCCTGGAACCTGGACCGCTGGAAGGGGGATCTGTGGAAAGTGTGCAACATCGGGCTGCCCTATCATGACAGAGAGGCCAACGACTCGCTCATCTTTGGTTCTCTTGTGGCCTGGTTCTTCAAGGAG TTAACAGACCAACTACAGGACAAGCAGAACATAATTGCTCATTTCCATGAGTGGCAAGCTGGGACAGGACTTCTACTAAGCCGCTCCCAAAAGATTCCCTTGGCAACCATTTTTACCACACATGCCACCCTACTGGGGCGGTACCTGTGTGCTGGCAATGCAGACTTCTACAACAACCTGGACAAG TTTAACATAGACAGAGAGGCAGGAGAGAGACAGATCTACCATCGGTACTGTTTGGAGAGAACTGCGGTACACTGTGCACATGTCTTCACCACAGTGTCACAGATCACAGCTGTGGAGGCCAATCACATGGTCCATAGACAACCAG ATGTCGTGACCCCAAACGGCCTGAATGTTAGGAAGTTCTCAGCCATGCACGAGTTCCAGAACCTCCACTCCTTGAACAAAGCCAAGATCCAGGAGTTTGTTAGGGGTCACTTCTACGG CCATCTGGACTTCAATCTGGAAAAGACCCTGTTCTTTTTCACCGCAGGACGATATGAGTTTTCGAATAAAGGAGCAGACCTGCTGCTAGAGTCTCTCTCCAGATTAAACTACTTGCTGAGG GTTCATAAGAGTGATGTTACAGTGGTTGTGTTTTTCATCATGCCTGCCAAAACCAACAACTTCAACGTGGAGTCTCTTAAAGGACAGGCTGTACGCAAGCAGCTGTG GGACACTGCTCAGTTCGTGAAGGAGAAATTTGGCAAAAGCCTTTATGAGAGTTTGTTAAG GGGTGAGATCCCAGACATGAGCAAAATCCTGAACAGAGATGATTTCACAATCATGAAGAGGGCCATTTTTGCAACACAG AGAAACTCTCTTCCTCCAGTTACAACTCACAACATGCTGGACGACTCCACAGACCCGATCCTGAGCAACATCCGCAGAATCGGCCTCTTCAATGGACGCAATGACAGAGTGAAG ATTGTGTTCCATCCGGAGTTCCTGTCCTCCACCAGCCCCTTGCTGCCCATGGACTATGAGGAGTTTGTGCGCGGCTGCCATCTGGGAGTGTTTCCATCTTACTATGAACCATGGGGCTACACTCCAG GTGAGTGTACCGTCATGGGCATCCCTAGCGTAACCACCAATCTGTCTGGGTTTGGCTGTTTCATCGAGGAGCATGTATCTGACCCTTCTGAATATG GAATCTACATTGTGGACCGGCGGTTCCGTTCTGCGGAGGGCTCTTGTAACCAGCTGACTCAGTTCATGTTTTCGTTTTGCCAGCAGTCACGTAGACAGCGAATAATCCAACGCAACCGCACAGAGAGACTCTCTGACCTGCTAGACTGGAGATACCTCGGACGG TTCTACATGTACGCCCGGCATCTGTCCCTCAGCAGATCCTTCCCTAGTAAATTCAAAATGGACCATCTTAACATTGCACCG
- the LOC113048673 gene encoding phosphate carrier protein, mitochondrial-like, whose product MYPTTLTQLARSNPFQTPRFLMKPDQQQESRPIKRKLAAAAYAGAVLLLNVCFCPSDADVSCEYGSNKYYALCGFGGILSCGLTHTAVVPLDLIKCRIQVDPVKYKSIFNGFSVTLREDGLRGLGKGWAPTFIGYSMQGLCKFGFYEVFKVLYNDMLGEENAYLWRTSVYLAASASAEFFADIALAPMEACKVRIQTQPGYANTLRECAPKMHAEEGLKAFYKGVYPLWLRQIPYTMMKFACFERTVEMLYKYIVPKPRSECSKPEQLVVTFVAGYIAGVFCAVVSHPADSVVSVLNKESGSSAVEVLKRLGPAGVWKGLFARIIMIGTLTALQWFIYDSVKVYFRLPRPPPPEMPESLKRKMGLLDC is encoded by the exons ATGTACCCAACCACACTTACACAGCTGGCACGGTCGAATCCTTTCCAGACTCCTCGGTTTCTCATGAAACCAGATCAGCAACAAGAGAGCCGACCGATAAAACGCAAACTTGCTGCAGCAGCTTATGCTG GAGCAGTTTTGTTgttgaatgtgtgtttttgtcccTCAGATGCAGATGTGAGCTGTGAATATGGGTCAAATAAATATTACGCCCTCTGCGGTTTCGGGGGGATTTTGAGCTgtggtctcacacacacagcagtcgtGCCCCTCGACCTCATTAAATGCCGCATACAG GTGGACCCGGTTAAGTACAAGTCTATTTTCAATGGATTTTCAGTCACCCTGAGAGAGGATGGCTTGAGGGGGCTGGGCAAAGGGTGGGCTCCTACATTTATTGGTTACTCCATGCAAGGCCTTTGCAAGTTTGGTTTCTATGAAGTCTTTAAGGTCTTGTACAATGACATGCTTGGAGAG GAGAATGCTTATTTGTGGAGGACTTCAGTGTATCTGGCCGCATCTGCCAGTGCTGAATTCTTTGCTGATATTGCACTGGCTCCTATGGAAGCATGTAAAGTGCGTATCCAGACGCAGCCTGGCTATGCTAACACCCTGAGAGAGTGCGCCCCCAAAATGCATGCTGAGGAGGGGCTAAAAGC GTTCTATAAAGGTGTTTATCCCTTGTGGCTGAGGCAGATCCCCTACACCATGATGAAGTTTGCCTGTTTCGAGCGAACCGTGGAGATGCTGTACAAGTACATAGTACCAAAACCGCGTAGTGAGTGCTCCAAACCTGAGCAGCTGGTGGTGACCTTCGTTGCTGGTTATATTG CTGGCGTGTTCTGTGCTGTGGTGTCCCATCCCGCTGACTCTGTGGTGTCTGTACTGAATAAAGAGAGCGGCAGTTCAGCTGTTGAGGTGCTGAAAAGGCTGGGCCCCGCAG GTGTGTGGAAGGGTCTTTTTGCTCGAATCATTATGATTGGCACACTGACCGCTCTACAGTGGTTCATCTATGACTCGGTGAAGGTGTACTTCCGTCTGCCTCGTCCACCGCCCCCTGAGATGCCCGAGTCCCTTAAGAGGAAGATGGGTCTCCTGGACTGCTAG